TTAACAACTTTTTTAAGCTTCAAAACTTTTAAGATTTTAATATGTGTTCGCCCCATTTTATTGAGATGACTTTGTGTATCGAGCGATTGAAGTAGCTTGCTTAAATGCAAACGGTCCTCCAACATTCAAATGGCTGAAGTATTTGATTGAGGATTGGACCAGCAAAGGCGCGCGTTCTCCAGATGACATAGACCGTTTAGAAAGTGATTTTAAAAAGAAAAAGGTGAGAGGTGTTTCTGCCAATGGAAAAGCTAGCTTTCCAGGAAATGATGGACAGGCTAAGAGCCAGAGCAGAGGAAGTCAGGAACGATCCATCACGGGCGGCCAAGTCGGGTGGATTAAACCAGGAAAACGAGCGTGATTATGACTGCCCCAAATGCAAGGACAAAACCGGATACATTGCCGTACGGGATGGAATGGAAGTCTGGGTCCAGTGCAGTTGTATTGAGTGGAGAAGAGCTCAAAGATTGTTGCGTTCGAGCGAAATAACTAATGACTTTAAAAAGCTAGGCTTCCAAAATTTTAGGACGGAAGGAAAGCCAGAATTGATAAAGGGAGCTTATGAGTGTGCCTTAAGTTATTTTAGGAATTTCGAAGTCGTTGAAGGAAAACGTCAAAATAGTATTGCATTGTTAGGCCAACCAGGAGTCGGTAAAACACATTTACTAACAGCTATAGCAAATAATTTGATTCGAAAAAGACAAGTACCAGTACTGTACTTCCCTTATGTAGAAGGTTTTAATAACCTAAAAGACAATTTCGACAAGCTGGAAGAAAAAATGGAGCGCATGAAAAAAGCTGATGTCCTCTTTATCGATGATTTGTTCAAGCCTACCGGCAAGGATAAAAAGCCCCGTGCAACTGAATGGCAAATCGAACAGACTTACGCTGTCATTAACCATCGTTACTTGAACCACATGCCGGTTTTAATCTCATCAGAATTGCCGATTGATCAACTTGTTGAGGTTGATGAAGCATTAGCAACTCGCATTTATGAAATGTGTAAGGATTATTTGGTACTAATCCAGGGCGATAGATTCCAGCTAAATCACAGATTAGAGGGAAAGGTGTAATGCTTAAAACCGCAATCTATTTTCTTCCGTACCGACGACCGTTTATACAACGAAGCCCGACAACAACATTTAATACAAATGCTAAAAGCGAATTAAAGAAAGCGGTGTGAATGTTGGAATCTAATTAAGTCAAAAACAAATAAAAAATTTAAAGATTAAATGCCAACTGGTTGGATCAATATGATTAAACATTGTTGAGGTGGTACAATGAATGGTAGAAAAAGAGTTTCACAGGTTGAACTAGCTTATAAGGCAAGGTTCGTCAAGACATTTGAAAATGAAAGGTATGAGCTGAAAGGTTCCATTGCGGTGGAACGAAACAGTGGTGAAATTGCTCAGGTGGCAGATATATACTACCGGGTACGTTCTGCTCAAAATAAGAACAAAAAGCTCATTGCTAAACGTAAAAATCGTTCCGATGAATTGTGTTTATATTTGCCTTAGGTTCATAAAAGACGAAGGGTTGTAATTCTAGCAAGAGTATTAAAAAATCATCTCTGTTGAAAACCATTGACAACTGAATATGGGTGCCTCTGGCGTGCTTGAGCGATATGCCGGAGGTCAACATAGAACGGTTAGCTAAGTTCGATTCCTAAAACTTGCCACCATTCGTGAAACGCTCTTTATTTCTGGTTCTTCGTACCTTGCCTAAAACGACGTGCTTTGGGAAGCTACTAAAACGTAACGTATGTTTTAGTAAGCATGTTTCCATAGGGTTCTTGCTTCCAGCCAGAAAGCAATCATCGAACTTTTTTGATAGAGGGAGATGAGAAAATGTCTTTGCAAAGGTTGTGAACATATGAAAAGATTCGTATGCCTTTTACTACTTGTAGTGGGGATTTTTACTGCTTGTGGAAGTGGGGGTGAGACACTACAAGAGTATGAATATGAAGACTTTCGAGATATGGTGAATGCTGATGATTTCACTGGTTTTTCCTATATGTTGACCGATTATCAAACTCATGAAGAAGGTTATATAACCATGATTGAGGATGTCTTCGAACGAACAGGAGAGCAATTGATCTATACAAATGTTCAGGAATACGATGATGACGTACATGAATTTTTTAACGAAGAAAGTAGAGATCCTGATTTAATTTTACCTGGTGATAAAGTTGTTTATGTGAAAGAGGGAACGGTCATTAGTGAATTTCCCATAGAAAATAGTGTGCTCCAGACAGATGAGTACAATCAAGAGCTGCAACATTTTATTGAAACCCATCAGTAAAGGAGTCAGTAATAGTATGGCAGGAAATGCGAAAGAACGAAAGCAGAAGAAAGAAATTGCTCAGAAGATGATGGAAACGAAAGGGATGAAATATAACGATTGGTTACATGAAAAGCATCAAGAGTATATTGACGATAACCTTATCGATTACATGAATATGCAAGAAGAAAAACAGGAGGAGAAGAACGACGTTCAAAGTAATGAACCAACTTCTAGTACAAAACCAAAATTTCAAGAAATCCGTTAATAGAAAGGGGCAAGGTTGAGGATGTTTGACATGATGATGTCTACCGTTGTTTTCAGCGTTGCTAACGGGATGGACAATTTAATCTCAACAGGAGAAGGAATTCTCCAATGGGCGCAGCGTCTAGGGTTAATAGGCGCTGCGATTGCTTTTTGTATTGGGGGTTACTACCTCATGTTCGGTGGAGATCGAGGGCGGACCAAAGCAATTGGCTGGTTCTTAGGTGGCGCCGTTGGTTTGATCATTGTTATGGGTGCCTATGGTATTGCAACAGGCATTAATGACAATATTACTTTTAACTAGAAACCTATACAAATTCTTATAGTTTTTTTACCCTAACATTGTCGCCTGCTTTTTCCATATATATTTTCTAAGGATTTATATAAAATGCATGGATAACGCAGCATTTCATGTCCATCGTATTTTCACAACGAAAGGCAAAATGTTTATCATTCATGTTTTTTTCATGTACATTTGTCATAACAGTGAAAAATGAACGGGAGGTTTCAAACATGAACCAATTATTTCGTAACAGAATAGGTATCCCTACGGAAGAAACCATTACGTTTCAACATTTACCTAATGTCCTTCTGAAAACGGCAAAAACCATT
This DNA window, taken from Alteribacillus bidgolensis, encodes the following:
- a CDS encoding ATP-binding protein; protein product: MEKLAFQEMMDRLRARAEEVRNDPSRAAKSGGLNQENERDYDCPKCKDKTGYIAVRDGMEVWVQCSCIEWRRAQRLLRSSEITNDFKKLGFQNFRTEGKPELIKGAYECALSYFRNFEVVEGKRQNSIALLGQPGVGKTHLLTAIANNLIRKRQVPVLYFPYVEGFNNLKDNFDKLEEKMERMKKADVLFIDDLFKPTGKDKKPRATEWQIEQTYAVINHRYLNHMPVLISSELPIDQLVEVDEALATRIYEMCKDYLVLIQGDRFQLNHRLEGKV